The proteins below are encoded in one region of Clostridium fermenticellae:
- a CDS encoding GNAT family N-acetyltransferase, giving the protein MKPQFVYAQIEDLPRIVEIYNQTIPTRIATADLELVSVKSRKPWFETFDPTSRPLWNIKLDGNLVGFIGLEEFYGRPAYKKTSEVCIYIDQNFRGQKLGQAALDFIAGQLKSLDIDTLLAFVFGHNIPSQNLFMKNGFKTWGHLPEVALMDGVRRDLDILGKRYY; this is encoded by the coding sequence ATGAAGCCTCAATTTGTATATGCTCAAATCGAAGATTTACCACGGATTGTCGAAATCTATAATCAGACAATTCCAACTAGAATTGCTACTGCAGATTTAGAATTAGTTTCAGTCAAATCACGAAAACCATGGTTTGAAACCTTCGACCCAACTAGCCGTCCTTTATGGAACATAAAATTAGATGGCAATTTAGTTGGCTTTATTGGATTAGAAGAATTTTATGGACGTCCAGCTTATAAAAAAACGTCAGAAGTCTGCATTTATATTGATCAGAATTTTAGAGGACAAAAATTAGGGCAAGCTGCACTTGATTTTATTGCCGGGCAACTTAAATCATTAGATATTGATACTTTATTGGCTTTTGTTTTTGGCCATAATATCCCCAGTCAAAACCTTTTTATGAAAAATGGTTTTAAAACATGGGGACATTTGCCAGAAGTTGCATTAATGGATGGTGTTAGAAGAGATTTAGATATTTTAGGCAAGCGTTATTATTAA
- a CDS encoding TetR/AcrR family transcriptional regulator: MKEKKTDRRVKYTKMVIKQSFIKLLKQKPISAISIKEICEDADINRATFYAHYKNQYGLLNCIENETIDDIKEYLNSCNFKSKNDIPTIIIERILEYIKKNSELFDILLNSNGDTHFQQEVIEIIGKQYFIPSRENNLLKREEAEYIFHFLASGSICTIQKWLKEGMKKPTNEMAGFILTISINGIKFFD; the protein is encoded by the coding sequence ATGAAGGAAAAGAAAACTGATAGGCGGGTTAAATATACAAAAATGGTAATAAAACAGAGTTTTATTAAATTATTAAAACAAAAGCCTATATCTGCAATTTCAATAAAAGAAATTTGTGAAGATGCTGATATTAATCGTGCCACATTTTATGCTCATTATAAAAATCAATATGGTTTATTAAATTGTATAGAAAATGAAACAATTGATGATATAAAAGAGTATTTAAATAGCTGTAATTTTAAGAGTAAAAATGATATTCCTACCATCATTATTGAAAGGATTCTAGAATATATAAAGAAAAACTCAGAACTTTTTGACATCTTACTAAATTCAAATGGTGATACACATTTTCAACAGGAAGTTATAGAAATTATAGGAAAACAATATTTTATACCATCGAGGGAAAATAATCTTTTAAAAAGAGAGGAAGCGGAGTATATATTTCATTTTTTAGCAAGTGGCAGCATATGCACCATTCAAAAATGGTTAAAGGAAGGCATGAAAAAACCTACTAATGAAATGGCCGGGTTCATACTTACAATATCAATCAATGGTATAAAATTTTTTGATTAG
- a CDS encoding ABC transporter ATP-binding protein encodes MPFIELENVKKEYTSGDVTITAVENCSFSIEKGQLVVILGPSGAGKTTVLNLLGGMDSPSGGSILVDRNKIHSYTKKELVNYRRNDIGFVFQFYNLVGNLTALENVELACQICSNYIEPKTVLEQVGLSERINNFPAQLSGGEQQRVAIARAIAKNPKLLLCDEPTGALDSVTGQRIIELLQNTCREMNTTTIIITHNAAISDIADKIIRIKNGTVENISTNKNPKKAKEIVW; translated from the coding sequence ATGCCGTTTATAGAACTTGAAAATGTGAAAAAAGAATACACCTCTGGAGATGTCACGATTACTGCAGTAGAAAACTGTTCTTTTTCAATAGAAAAAGGTCAACTGGTGGTAATCCTTGGTCCATCTGGCGCAGGAAAGACAACTGTATTAAATCTTCTTGGTGGAATGGATAGTCCCAGCGGCGGAAGTATATTGGTTGATAGAAATAAAATTCATTCCTATACCAAAAAGGAACTTGTAAATTACAGGCGTAACGATATTGGATTTGTGTTTCAGTTTTACAACCTTGTGGGAAATCTAACTGCACTTGAAAATGTAGAACTTGCGTGTCAGATATGTTCAAATTATATTGAACCAAAAACTGTATTAGAACAAGTAGGTTTATCTGAAAGAATAAACAATTTTCCTGCACAGTTATCTGGAGGTGAACAGCAGCGTGTTGCCATAGCCAGGGCTATAGCAAAAAATCCAAAATTACTTTTATGTGATGAACCTACTGGTGCACTCGACAGTGTGACAGGTCAGAGGATCATTGAACTTCTGCAAAATACATGCAGAGAAATGAATACCACAACCATTATAATTACGCATAATGCTGCCATTTCAGATATTGCAGATAAAATTATTAGGATCAAAAACGGAACTGTAGAAAATATTTCTACAAACAAAAATCCTAAAAAGGCTAAAGAAATTGTGTGGTGA